The Sinomicrobium kalidii genome contains a region encoding:
- a CDS encoding nuclear transport factor 2 family protein yields the protein MTKITVKTDCGNAPKREFLKEFNIAFAKENIGFLTESVTDDIVWNIVGDKKIAGKKNFTDELEKMKTEKAAELILDQILSHGKEGAANGVMKMQNGKKYAFSDFYEFNSAKGAKLKSITSYVIEIQ from the coding sequence ATGACTAAAATCACCGTAAAAACTGATTGTGGAAATGCTCCGAAAAGAGAATTTTTAAAAGAGTTTAACATAGCATTTGCTAAGGAGAATATAGGATTTTTGACCGAAAGTGTAACAGATGATATCGTTTGGAACATTGTTGGCGACAAAAAAATTGCGGGGAAGAAGAATTTTACAGATGAATTGGAGAAAATGAAAACCGAAAAGGCGGCAGAATTAATACTCGACCAAATCTTATCGCACGGAAAAGAAGGCGCCGCAAACGGAGTAATGAAAATGCAGAATGGAAAAAAATATGCGTTTTCGGACTTTTACGAATTTAATAGTGCAAAAGGCGCAAAATTAAAGTCAATAACCTCCTACGTAATTGAAATACAATAA